The Oryzias latipes chromosome 16, ASM223467v1 genome includes a region encoding these proteins:
- the LOC101171029 gene encoding secretory phospholipase A2 receptor-like → MEKKSSPGLILCCFLATVFHLEAKLEITVYMPGNEKSWDDARQYCQYNYIDMVSSNTVNLDDLADWLEKKKVNDVWIGLHQDLDLAWRWIDVRTGVGLTGDDVSQSNKWLQQLVVGQVLNAKCGTLTKTNNWENKVCSSERPFVCYGDNLLFITEKKTWEDALNHCRSLSTSYFKYDLLSLSTSQSLGYIRDRIYKATTDQVWTGLRFLGEDWFWSDGSTVNQQEMLPKCPAQWKFCGAVSKNGIDEWMIVDCSERKNFICSRTTVGD, encoded by the exons ATGGAGAAGAAGAGCAGCCCAGGGCTCATTCTCTGTTGTTTTCTGGCAACTGTGTTCCACTTAGAAGCAAAATTGGAAATAACAGTTTACATGCCTGGAAATGAAAAGAGCTGGGATGATGCAAGGCAATACTGCCAATACAATTACATTGACATGGTTTCCTCGAACACTGTAAATCTAGATGACCTCGCTGACtggctagaaaaaaaaaaggtgaatgaCGTCTGGATAGGTCTACATCAAGATCTGGATTTGGCTTGGAGATGGATTGATGTAAG AACTGGTGTAGGTCTCACGGGAGATGATGTCTCACAGAGTAATAAATGGTTACAACAGCTGGTTGTTGGACAGGTGCTTAATGCAAAGTGTGGCACTTTAACTAAAACTAACAATTGGGAGAACAAAGTGTGCTCTTCAGAACGTCCTTTTGTCTGCTATGGCGATAATCTGCTGTTTATAACTGAGAAGAAAACTTGGGAGGATGCTCTGAACCACTGCAGGAGCTTGTCAACATCCTATTTTAAGTATGACCTCCTGAGTTTGTCGACATCGCAAAGTCTTGGCTACATCAGAGACAGGATCTACAAAGCCACCACGGATCAG GTTTGGACAGGTCTGCGCTTCCTGGGAGAAGATTGGTTTTGGTCAGATGGAAGCACAGTCAACCAGCAGGAGATGCTGCCCAAGTGCCCGGCCCAGTGGAAATTCTGCGGCGCTGTGTCCAAAAACGGcattgatgaatggatgatcGTTGACTGCTCTGAGAGAAAAAATTTCATATGTTCTAGAACTACAGTAGGGGATTAA
- the LOC101167730 gene encoding glyceraldehyde-3-phosphate dehydrogenase 2, translated as MADLHVGINGFGRIGRLVLRACLQKGIKVVAINDPFIDLQYMVYMFKYDSTHGRYHGEVSHEDGKLIVDGNAISVFQCMKPAEIPWGSAGAKYVVESTGVFLSVEKASLHIQGGAQRVVVSAPSPDAPMFVMGVNEDKYDPSSMTIVSNASCTTNCLAPLAKVIHDNFGIEEALMTTVHAYTATQKTVDGPSAKAWRDGRGAHANIIPASTGAAKAVGKVIPALNGKLTGMAFRVPVADVSVVDLTCRLSKAASYGEIKEAVKKAAHGPMKGILGYTEDQVVSSDFIGDTHSSIFDAGAGISLNDNFVKLISWYDNEYGYSTRVADLLLYMHSKE; from the exons ATGGCAGACCTCCATGTTGGAATCAATGG CTTTGGCCGCATTGGCCGCTTGGTCCTGAGGGCCTGCCTCCAGAAAGGCATCAAAGTTGTGGCCATCAACGACCCCTTCATTGACCTGCAGTACATG GTCTATATGTTCAAATATGATTCCACTCATGGACGTTACCATGGAGAAGTGTCCCATGAGGACGGCAAGCTGATAGTCGATGGGAACGCCATCTCTGTCTTCCAGTG CATGAAGCCAGCTGAGATCCCTTGGGGCAGCGCTGGAGCCAAATACGTAGTCGAGTCCACCGGAGTGTTTCTCAGTGTGGAAAAGGCCTCa CTTCACATCCAAGGTGGGGCACAGCGTGTGGTCGTGTCTGCCCCCTCACCCGACGCTCCAATGTTTGTCATGGGAGTCAACGAAGACAAATACGACCCCTCTAGCATGACCATCGTCAG CAATGCCTCCTGCACCACTAACTGCCTGGCCCCCTTGGCTAAAGTCATTCACGATAACTTTGGCATTGAGGAGGCCCTCATG ACTACAGTTCATGCTTACACAGCCactcagaagacagtggatggTCCTAGCGCCAAGGCCTGGCGTGATGGACGTGGTGCCCACGCAAACATCATTCCAGCTTCCACTGGTGCTGCCAAAGCAGTGGGCAAAGTCATCCCTGCTCTCAACGG AAAGCTGACAGGTATGGCATTCAGGGTGCCAGTGGCTGATGTGTCTGTGGTGGATCTAACATGCCGCCTGTCCAAGGCCGCATCTTACGGCGAGATTAAGGAGGCTGTTAAGAAGGCTGCGCATGGACCCATGAAGGGGATCCTGGGATACACCGAAGACCAG GTGGTGTCCTCTGATTTCATTGGTGACACTCACTCTTCCATCTTTGATGCTGGAGCAGGCATCTCTCTTAACGACAACTTCGTCAAGCTCATTTCCTG GTATGACAATGAGTACGGCTACAGCACCCGCGTGGCTGACCTGCTGCTGTACATGCATTCCAAGGAGTAG